One window from the genome of Hippoglossus hippoglossus isolate fHipHip1 chromosome 6, fHipHip1.pri, whole genome shotgun sequence encodes:
- the LOC117762978 gene encoding uncharacterized protein LOC117762978 — translation MNPPTVYGEDQSGQNVSPNPVHLSQYERFPSGLYNAGQVKPGGNGYGTHQTWLPVGTRPASTSEQYSSRFKPSSGQRQETVPPSTGYQTQTGSSGRGKPSYTKLLLDIENELGEGPGQTDYLAAPARSPLYDGYPGRNMAETLVRNPTPLPRPMNSMRQDQQSGPLGSTDTNNPVYVRPPIRDSGVNPYASNPQNQMLPEQLQVSDVVPQQANVASYVGTSAGQHPVPWQPSRDPRTEHYSLNPPVFQLPFIQNTAPYNPHQFQVHEQPRVGVS, via the exons ATGAATCCTCCAACCGTCTATGGGGAAGATCAAAGTGGACAAAATGTCTCACCTAATCCTGTGCATTTATCGCAATATGAGCGATTTCCAAGTGGACTTTACAATGCTGGTCAGGTCAAACCCGGTGGAAACGGCTATGGGACACATCAGACTTGGCTGCCGGTCGGGACTCGACCTGCCTCCACTTCTGAACAGTACAGCAGCCGGTTTAAACCATCTTCTGGTCAGAGGCAGGAGACCGTACCTCC GTCAACTGGGTATCAAACCCAAACGGGATCCTCTGGCAGAGGAAAACCCAGCTACACAAAACTTTTACTTGACATAGAAAATGAACTGGGTGAAGGTCCTGGACAAACTGATTATCTTGCAGCTCCAGCTCGATCACCACTTTACGATGGTTACCCTGGACGGAACATGGCGGAGACGCTCGTTAGAAATCCCACTCCACTGCCTCGGCCTATGAATTCAATGAGACAAGATCAACAATCGGGTCCACTTGGCTCCACTGACACCAACAACCCTGTTTACGTCCGACCTCCCATCAGGGACAGTGGAGTAAACCCATATGCATCTAATCCTCAAAACCAAATGCtacctgagcagctgcaggtttctgATGTCGTTCCTCAACAGGCTAACGTGGCTTCATATGTGGGTACAAGCGCTGG ACAACATCCTGTCCCGTGGCAGCCCAGCCGTGACCCGCGCACTGAGCACTATAGTTTGAATCCACCTGTCTTTCAACTTCCCTTCATCCAAAATACAGCTCCCTACAACCCTCATCAGTTCCAGGTCCATGAGCAGCCCCGGGTGGGTGTCTCCTAA